The Thioalkalivibrio sulfidiphilus HL-EbGr7 genome includes the window GGGATAGACCGTGATGCCCACGCTGGCGGTGATGCGCAGCGCCAGGTTGCCGCCCATGCCGACGCCGAAATTGAGCGCCGTGACCAGGCGCCCGGCCACGTGCTCGATCTCCGCCACGCTGGCACAGTTCTCCACCAGCACCACGAACTCGTCACCGCCCAGGCGCGCCACCATGTCGGAACGGCGCACCACGTCCCGCAGGCGCCCGGCCACGTCCTGCAGCAACCGGTCGCCCACCTGGTGACCGAGACGGTCGTTGACCTGCTTGAAGCCGTCCAGGTCCATGACCATCACCGCCGTGAGACGCTCCGCCTGGCGTGACTGGTACAGGGCATGCTCCAGGCGTGCGAACAGCTTGCTGCGGTTGGGCAGACCGGTGAGGGCGTCATAGAGGGCGCGGGTCTCCAGCTCCTGCTCCAGGCGCAGGCGATGAAATGCCGTGCCGATGAGCCCGGCCAGGACCTCCACCATCGCCACGCGCCGGCGTTCCAGGGACTCGGGCGCGCGATGGCTGAACCAGGAGATGGCCAGCACACCCACCGGCATGTCGCCGGCGAACACCGGCACCACCAGATTGGACTTCAGGCCCGCGGCCACGTACTCGGGCATGGCCTGGTCACTGGCGGCGTAGTCCTGGCAGAACACCGGCCGGCCGCTGCGCAGCGCCTGGCCCGAGGTGCCCATATGCGCGGGAAAGCGGTGATTGCGGTAGCGGGCCTCGTACTGGGGCGGCAGGCCGATGAAGAAGCGGTACTGCAGGTGGCAGCTGCCGTCCAGCACGATCAGGGCGGCGCCGTCGGCACCCAGCAGGTCCGCCGCCGCCCGGGCGGCGCGCTCGAAGAACACGGAGAAGTCCAGCTGGCGCGACAGCTCGCCCAGGGTGCCGACGAGCTGGTCGAACAGGCGGTCCGGGGACTCGCCCGCACCGTCATCGGACGCGCTGGGGTGTGAATGCACCATGATGGGGCCTCTCGGCGAAGATACAGACGCCACAGAGAAGGTCAGCAAGTTATATGCCCGCATTTCCCTGACAGTTCGGGCACCAGTAGGTGCCGCGCTGATCCCGGCCCAGCCGGGCATAGCGGATGGCGGATGCGCATTTCAGGCAGTGCACATCCCGGCGACCGTAGACCCAGAGGCGGCCGTGTCCGTCCGCCTCGAAGCGGGTGGTACGCGGTCCGTAGCCGAGATTGCGGGAGAGCAGATCCCGGGCCAGGGCATAGGCCGCGACCAGGGTCTCGTCGCTCACGGCCTCGAGCGGCGTCAGGGGCGCGAGCCCGAGCAGGAACAACAGCTCGGACTTGTAGACGTTGCCGATCCCGGACGCGACGCGCTGGTCCAGCAGCACGTCCACCAGGGGCGCCTCACCGGGCAGGATCTCCCGGGCCCGGGCGGGCAGGGCCGCCAGGTCCACATCGGCGCCGAGCAGGTCGGGACCCAGTCGGGCCGTCAGCCCCCGGCGCCGCACGCCCCCGGCGGACATCACCTCCACCTCCCGGGCGTTGAAGCACACGAACACCGCGTCGTCGGCCTGAAGCACGACCCAGGCCTGGCGGGCGGGCTTGCGCCAGGGCTCGCCCGGCGCGTACTGGTGCCAGCCCCCCCACAGGCCCAGGTGGGTACGCAGCACCTGTGCGCCGCCCTCCTCGCCGGTGAAGCGGATCAGCAGGTGCTTGCCCTCGGCGGTCACGGACTCGACCCGTCCCTCGGGCAGGGGGGTGCGCGGCGGCACGCCCCGCAGGCGGGTCAGCCGAATGGCCTGCCCCTGCAATCGGGGTTGCAGGGCCTTGGCCAGCTTGTGGAGGGTATCGCCTTCGGGCATGGCATCAGTGTGCCCGGCGGCGGGAGAACTGCAAGCTCATGGGCAGGTAGACCGGATAAGGCGCGGCCGCATCCGGCATGTGAACTTCAGGCGTGGCGGGTGCGCTGCGCTTATCCGCCCTGCGTGTCGCTCAGTCGCCGGGATAGGTCTCCGGGTTCGGAGGGGCATCCGCATCTGCCTCGGCA containing:
- a CDS encoding bifunctional diguanylate cyclase/phosphodiesterase, encoding MVHSHPSASDDGAGESPDRLFDQLVGTLGELSRQLDFSVFFERAARAAADLLGADGAALIVLDGSCHLQYRFFIGLPPQYEARYRNHRFPAHMGTSGQALRSGRPVFCQDYAASDQAMPEYVAAGLKSNLVVPVFAGDMPVGVLAISWFSHRAPESLERRRVAMVEVLAGLIGTAFHRLRLEQELETRALYDALTGLPNRSKLFARLEHALYQSRQAERLTAVMVMDLDGFKQVNDRLGHQVGDRLLQDVAGRLRDVVRRSDMVARLGGDEFVVLVENCASVAEIEHVAGRLVTALNFGVGMGGNLALRITASVGITVYPFDDAAPEALLSHADAAMYEVKKTGGQRYGYFDAQLHRRIHDRQHIELEVRRGLEEGEFRLVFQPVVDAQTGRAVGAEALVRWAHPEQGLLGPGQFLPQIDGTAVSARLGAWVLRHAVATLADWERRGLGLWLSVNVDGHELEGHGFASRLREMLREHPDCDPSRLKIEIVESTVINDFDKVGRLIEELAELGVRFVLDDFGTGYASIAYLRRLHIQAIKIDRGFVAAMEDPGERALVGSLIQIASTLFVECVAEGVETAEQRATLLGMGCRLLQGYYLARPMSADDFLDWLAGGHRLRLVPVSDAPG
- a CDS encoding DNA-formamidopyrimidine glycosylase family protein; the protein is MPEGDTLHKLAKALQPRLQGQAIRLTRLRGVPPRTPLPEGRVESVTAEGKHLLIRFTGEEGGAQVLRTHLGLWGGWHQYAPGEPWRKPARQAWVVLQADDAVFVCFNAREVEVMSAGGVRRRGLTARLGPDLLGADVDLAALPARAREILPGEAPLVDVLLDQRVASGIGNVYKSELLFLLGLAPLTPLEAVSDETLVAAYALARDLLSRNLGYGPRTTRFEADGHGRLWVYGRRDVHCLKCASAIRYARLGRDQRGTYWCPNCQGNAGI